The following nucleotide sequence is from Vibrio fluvialis.
CATAAGCTGTGCGCTCATCTTGGTATGACGGGATGGCACAAGTTTGTCGCGGTGGAGTGGCCGCGTCTGCGTCAACAACTGCCGCATGTGTTTGGCTTGGTGTTTATGCTGTGTTTTACCAGTTTTGCCACCGTGATGGCACTGGGGGGCGGGCCTAAATCGACCACGATTGAGCTGGCGATTTACCAGGCGATCAAGTTCGATTTCGATCTGCAAACCGGCGCGCTCTTGGCACTGTGGCAGATGTTGCTGTGTGGTTTGCTGACCCTGTCGATTCAACGCATTTCGCGTCCGTTGCCGGTCAATAGTGGCAGTTTATCCGAGCAGCGCTGGTTGCGTGATTCGCGCTGGAGCCGCTTGTGGGATGGGGCATGGATCAGCCTTGCTCTGCTGCTGGTCATCCCACCGCTGCTGATGGTGGTACTGAGTGGTCTCAACGATAAGCTCGTCAGTGTGCTGAGCAGCGGCGATTTCTGGAGTGCGATGGGCGCATCGTTGCAGGTTGCGGTGCTGGCGAGTTCGCTGGCGCTGCTGGCGGGGGCGGCGATCATTATCACCAGTCGTCACTGGCGTTTGCAGTCACACCCGCGCCGGGCAAACGGACTTGAGCTGATTGGCACCATCATTCTGGTGACGCCGGGCCTGGTGATCAGTACCGGATTGTTCTTACTGCTGCGTAATCTGACCGATGTGTTCATCCTCGCGTATTGGGTCGTGGTGGCGGTCAATGGCCTGATGGCGTTGCCGTATGTGGTCAAGACGCTCAGTCAACCGATGCTGCATCTGGCGCAACAATACCAGTTCTTGTGTGCCAGTTTAGGCATGCGCGGCTGGCAACGCCTGCGCTTGATTGAACTGCGCGCACTGCGCAAACCGCTGGCGCATGCGTTTACCATCAGTTTTCTATTGTCGATGGGCGATTTGAGTGCCATTGCGCTGTTTGGCAGCCAAGATTTTCGCACGCTGCCGCTCTATCTCTATCAACTGCTGGGCAGCTATCAAATGCAGGCCGCGGCGGTGGTATCACTGGTGCTGCTGGTGCTGAGTGTTGGCCTGTTTTATCTGATTGAACGCCTGTTTCGAGTGCGTTCGTCTTCTACATCATCGCGGAGAAGTTCATGTTAGTGCTGGATAATGTGCGTTATGAATATCAGGATGAGTGGTTCGTGTTTGACCTCAGTGTCGCGCAAGGCAGCATTGTCGCACTGATGGGACCAAGCGGAGCGGGCAAGTCGACGTTGCTCAGCTTGGTGGCCGGTTTTATTGAACCGCACAGCGGGGATATTCGCGTGCAAAGCAATGGTGAAGCTGTGTCGGTGGTAGGGAAAGCGCCTTACCTGCGTCCGTTTTCGATGCTGTTTCAAGAGCACAATCTGTTTGCGCACCTGAGCGTGCGTGACAACATTAGTTTGGGATTGCATCCGGGGCTCAAACTCAGTGCCGCGCAGCGTGAACAGGTGGTGCGTGCTGCTAACATGGTTGGGGTGGGGGATTTTCTCGATCGTCTGCCGGAGCAACTGTCTGGTGGTCAGCGTCAGCGCGTCGCACTGGCCCGCTGTTTTGTTCAGCCGCATCCGGTGTGGTTACTGGATGAGCCGTTTTCAGCACTGGATCCGCTGCTGCGTGAGGAAATGTTAACGCTGGTAAAGACCTTGGCAGCGGAACGCAGTATCACCGTGTTAATGGTGACGCACCACATCAGTGATGCCCGTGCTATCGCCACGCATTTTGCGTTTATGGCCCAAGGCCAAGTGCAGCGTATGGAGCCGATTGCCGCATTGACGGCGCAGCACAGCTACGCGCCATTGGCGGAATTTGTTCGCGCAGGTGAATAAGCGTTTTTCGAAGATTTGCTCAATGACAAGCAAGAAAAAAGGTTGGCATAGCCAACCTTTTTCGTGATTACCACAGGCAGAAACACTCAGAACTCTTGGTCGTTGAGGGTTTTCAGCATCTGGAAAATTTCGCGAGAAGCTTTTGGCGGTTTCTCGCCTTGTTTCTCTTTTTTCGCCTGACGTGCCAGCAGACGCAGACGTTGACGATCGGCATCCGGATACAGTGCCATCACGTCTTCGATTGCGTCATCACCTTGCTCGACGATGCGATCGCGCATCTGTTCCAGCTTGTGCAGCACCGCAGTATTTTGTGAGTGCTTGTTGCGCAGTTTGTCCAGCGCCGCCTGTAGCGGTTCTGGGTCAATATTACGCATCAGACGGCCAATGTATTGCAGTTGACGACGACGTGCTTCGTTTTTAAAACGCTGCGCATCTTTGATCGCGGCTGCCAAGTCATCGGGTAGCGGGAATTTCGCCAGCACAGACGGCTTGAGTTCAACCAGTTCTTCGCCCAGTTTTTGCAGCACAATCATATCGTTCTTCATCTCGGTCTTACTTACCCAGATGATTTCGTCTTCGTCTTCCCAAGGGGCTTTTTGATTCTTACGAGCCATTTTCTTCACTAATGAGTTATTTATGTCTGCTATTTTAGCAAGAATCGTGGGGAGAAAGCGAAATTCTTGTTATCCTAACCACATTAAAGCGCAATAGTTGGATGAGATATGGATGTAAGACAGCAAGTCGCTGTGCAGCGTACCGAGCTTGAAGCGGCCGTTGCAAAAGCGCTCGACATGGCCTCAGCCGGTGCTGACGCCGCTGAAGTTGCCATTACCAAAAGCACAGGTTTAAGTGTTTCGACTCGCATGTGCGAAGTGGAAAACGTGGAATTTAACAGTGACGGTGCGCTGGGTATCACGGTGTACCGTGGTCAGCGTAAAGGCAGTGCATCTACCTCTGATTTAAGTGAAAAGGCGATTCAGCAAACCGTGTTGGCGGCGCTGGACATTGCTCAATACACCTCGGAAGACCCGTATGCCGGTCCGGCACCGAAAGAGCTGATGGTGGCCGATATTCCGGATCTGGATCTGTTCCACCCGGATGAACCGAATCCAGACAAAGCGGCACAAATTGCCATTGAAGCGGAGCGTGCTGCGCTGCAATACAGTGACAAAATCAAACAGAGCGATGGCGGAAGTTACGACAGCCATTACGGCGTCAAAGTGTATGGTAACAGCCATGGTTTGCTGGCCAGCTACGCCTCGAGCCGTCAGAGCATCAGCTGCTGTGTGATTGGTCAGGGCCAGAATGGCGAGATGGAACGCGACTACAGCTACACCGTGGCGCGTCATGTCGATGACCTGTGGTCTCCTGAACGTGTTGGTCTTGATGCTGCGGAGAAAACGGTGAGCCGTCTCGATGCGAAAAAGCTCAAAACCGGCAAATATCCAGTGATGTTCGCATCGGATGTGGCAACTGGCTTGATGGGCCATCTGGTCATGGCAATCAGTGGCGGCAACTTGTACCGCAAATCGTCATTCTTACTCGATCATCTTGGTCAGCAGATCCTGCCTTCCTGGTTCAACATCTCAGAGCGTCCCCACGTATTGCGCGGCCTGGCATCCAGCCCGTTTGACAGTGAAGGTGTGCGCACGGAAGATCGCGAAATCATTACCGACGGCGTGCTGGCGACTTACCTG
It contains:
- the thiP gene encoding thiamine/thiamine pyrophosphate ABC transporter permease ThiP; this encodes MQSRTPKLGIGVATVVAAFVLSALSALLWQAPNLNLGQIWGDAYYRHVTWFSFYQALLSTLLSVGLAVPVAHALSRRRFPGRGLLLKLFAMTLVLPVLVGVFGLLAIYGNSGLLASGLQHWQLKLPFSLYGLNGILLAHVFFNLPYAARLLLQSLDTIPAEQHKLCAHLGMTGWHKFVAVEWPRLRQQLPHVFGLVFMLCFTSFATVMALGGGPKSTTIELAIYQAIKFDFDLQTGALLALWQMLLCGLLTLSIQRISRPLPVNSGSLSEQRWLRDSRWSRLWDGAWISLALLLVIPPLLMVVLSGLNDKLVSVLSSGDFWSAMGASLQVAVLASSLALLAGAAIIITSRHWRLQSHPRRANGLELIGTIILVTPGLVISTGLFLLLRNLTDVFILAYWVVVAVNGLMALPYVVKTLSQPMLHLAQQYQFLCASLGMRGWQRLRLIELRALRKPLAHAFTISFLLSMGDLSAIALFGSQDFRTLPLYLYQLLGSYQMQAAAVVSLVLLVLSVGLFYLIERLFRVRSSSTSSRRSSC
- the thiQ gene encoding thiamine ABC transporter ATP-binding protein — encoded protein: MLVLDNVRYEYQDEWFVFDLSVAQGSIVALMGPSGAGKSTLLSLVAGFIEPHSGDIRVQSNGEAVSVVGKAPYLRPFSMLFQEHNLFAHLSVRDNISLGLHPGLKLSAAQREQVVRAANMVGVGDFLDRLPEQLSGGQRQRVALARCFVQPHPVWLLDEPFSALDPLLREEMLTLVKTLAAERSITVLMVTHHISDARAIATHFAFMAQGQVQRMEPIAALTAQHSYAPLAEFVRAGE
- the yjgA gene encoding ribosome biogenesis factor YjgA, yielding MARKNQKAPWEDEDEIIWVSKTEMKNDMIVLQKLGEELVELKPSVLAKFPLPDDLAAAIKDAQRFKNEARRRQLQYIGRLMRNIDPEPLQAALDKLRNKHSQNTAVLHKLEQMRDRIVEQGDDAIEDVMALYPDADRQRLRLLARQAKKEKQGEKPPKASREIFQMLKTLNDQEF
- the pmbA gene encoding metalloprotease PmbA, coding for MDVRQQVAVQRTELEAAVAKALDMASAGADAAEVAITKSTGLSVSTRMCEVENVEFNSDGALGITVYRGQRKGSASTSDLSEKAIQQTVLAALDIAQYTSEDPYAGPAPKELMVADIPDLDLFHPDEPNPDKAAQIAIEAERAALQYSDKIKQSDGGSYDSHYGVKVYGNSHGLLASYASSRQSISCCVIGQGQNGEMERDYSYTVARHVDDLWSPERVGLDAAEKTVSRLDAKKLKTGKYPVMFASDVATGLMGHLVMAISGGNLYRKSSFLLDHLGQQILPSWFNISERPHVLRGLASSPFDSEGVRTEDREIITDGVLATYLLTSYAARKMKMTPTGHAGGIHNWFVKHTGQSFEQMLKALGTGLLVTEVMGQGVNVVTGDYSRGAAGFWVENGEIQYPVSEITIAGNLKTMFNQIVAVGSDTETRSQIQTGSILLETMKVAGE